One window of Triplophysa rosa linkage group LG8, Trosa_1v2, whole genome shotgun sequence genomic DNA carries:
- the rgl2 gene encoding ral guanine nucleotide dissociation stimulator-like 2 isoform X3, with protein MKRPERNSVLQQTLRISRKLADLCLSGLAELKGEPSPMKTTWYCPLDLSTVSELEEDGIIYTVLVKQQHGTPSMAPPAYKASRSQQVKAGTEEKLVLHLLHSFSMGDASFISIFFSTYRSFTSTQRVLDILINRLDNPPGESKTNTRQQFNKAVCTVFSTWLSDYPEDFRSLDDPSCLLRLAPLLPTDPSGTEIKDRLLRIGEELSEKTLLSGSLSDPTKSVTSPPDPSDFDATSILGFPSSVIAEQLTRIETDLFLKLVPYHCLGCLWSQRDKKGKEGACWSVRATIKQFNRLTNAVTASCLWNTGLKSQQRARLLEKWISVAEACRTRKNFSSLYAILSALQSNPIHRLRKTWQETDREAVKRYEGLSDIFSEKDNYSQSRELLKEEGTSKFANLDTKINNRRFTGSCAQGTVPYLGIFLRDLTMLDTAVKDRLENGYINFDKRRREFEVIAQIRHLQSSCKSSIFRTDETFVYWYHSVPPLHEEESYKLSNRIEAPNEPSAGRGLNPTVVITQCPDALSTVANTVMDDSIFDFPSPVNHLLSKLYKHVKSPSVSCLDVESSPSSNDGSPSVLTTPTTAVKSHRRSVSCGNTPINNKKEAGPDMRIVRIRMDLQDGNLYRSILVTSNDKTPTVISSALEKHNQRAQEASKYELIQLLPEGKELIVPPTANAFYAMSSASVDFLLRRRGGNTPTGSPSLGNESSATFPRIKAKGRRLVRTLF; from the exons ATGAAACGGCCTGAAAGAAATAGCGTTCTTCAGCAAACTCTGAGGATTTCCAGGAAGTTGGCAGATCTCTGCCTGTCTGGACTTGCTGAACTGAAG GGGGAGCCGTCCCCGATGAAGACCACCTGGTACTGTCCGCTTGACCTG TCCACTGTGTCGGAACTGGAGGAAGATGGCATCATTTACACCGTGTTGGTAAAGCAACAGCATGGCACCCCCAGCATGGCACCCCCAGCG TACAAAGCATCTCGATCCCAGCAGGTCAAAGCAGGGACAGAGGAGAAACTCGTCCTCCATCTCCTTCACTCCTTCTCTATGGGCGACGCTTCCTTCATCTCTATCTTCTTCTCCACCTATCGCTCCTTCACCTCCACCCAGAGAGTGCTGGACATCTTGATTAACAG GTTGGACAATCCTCCAGGAGAGAGCAAAACTAACACTCGTCAGCAGTTCAACAA GGCTGTGTGTACAGTATTCAGCACATGGCTGAGTGATTATCCCGAGGATTTCCGTTCTCTGGACGATCCCTCCTGCCTGCTACGGTTGGCCCCCCTTCTTCCAACAGACCCCTCGGGGACCGAAATCAAAGACAGACTGCTGAGGATAGGCGAGGAGCTGAGCGAAAAAACGCTGCTGTCTGGATCTCTGTCAG ATCCTACCAAAAGTGTGACGTCCCCTCCTGACCCCTCCGACTTTGATGCCACCAGCATTCTGGGGTTTCCATCCAGTGTGATCGCAGAACAGCTGACCAGGATCGAGACA GATCTGTTTCTGAAGTTGGTGCCGTACCACTGCCTGGGTTGTCTGTGGTCTCAGCGAGATAAGAAAGGAAAGGAGGGAGCGTGTTGGTCCGTCAGAGCCACGATCAAGCAGTTCAATCGTTTAACTAACGCCGTCACAGCCTCGTGTTTATGGAACACGGGTCTGAAGAGCCAACAGAGAGCACGACTCCTGGAGAAGTGGATCAGTGTTGCAGAG GCCTGTAGGACCAGGAAGAACTTCTCATCGCTGTATGCTATTCTATCAGCCCTGCAGAGTAACCCCATCCACAGACTGAGAAAGACCTGGCAGGAGACAGACAG AGAAGCCGTGAAGAGATACGAGGGACTGTCTGACATCTTCTCAGAGAAGGACAACTACTCTCAGAGCCGTGAACTGTTGAAAGAG GAGGGCACTTCCAAATTTGCAAATCTTGACACTAAAATCAACAACAGGAGATTTACAGGG TCCTGCGCTCAGGGCACTGTGCCATACCTGGGCATCTTCCTCCGAGATCTCACCATGCTGGACACTGCAGTCAAAGACAGACTCGAG AATGGTTATATTAACTTTGACAAAAGGCGACGG GAGTTCGAGGTTATCGCTCAAATCCGCCACCTTCAGTCTTCGTGTAAAAGCAGCATTTTCCGAACAGACGAGACGTTTGTTTACTGGTATCACAGCGTACCCCCTCTGCACGAAGAGGAAAG CTACAAGCTGTCCAATCGGATTGAAGCTCCGAATGAACCCAGTGCCGGGCGTGGTCTGAACCCCACAGTGGTCATCACACAGTGTCCAGA TGCCCTCTCTACTGTGGCGAACACAGTCATGGATGACAGCATATTTGACTTCCCCTCGCCTGTCAATCATCTGCTATCAAAGCTCTACAAA CATGTGAAATCCCCCTCCGTTTCCTGTCTGGATGTTGAATCGTCACCGTCATCCAATGATGGCTCGCCGTCTGTACTGACCACACCCACCACAGCCGTCAAATCACATCGCCGGTCCGTCTCCTGCGGCAACACACCTATTAATAACAAAAAGGAGGCGGGGCCTGACATGAGAATCGTCAGAATAAGGATGGATTTACAAGATGGCAACCTGTACAGAAGCATTCTG GTTACAAGTAATGACAAAACACCCACTGTCATCAGTTCTGCATTAGAGAAACACAACCAGAGGGCCCAGGAGGCCTCCAAATATGAGCTGATCCAACTACTACCTGAGGGGAAAG AGTTAATAGTACCGCCCACAGCAAACGCCTTTTACGCCATGTCCTCAGCCAGCGTGGACTTCCTGTTAAGGCGACGAGGAGGAAATACACCAACCGGGTCTCCATCACTAGGCAACGAAAGCAGCGCGACCTTCCCACGAATCAAAGCCAAGGGCAGAAGACTGGTCCGAACACTCTTTTAA
- the rgl2 gene encoding ral guanine nucleotide dissociation stimulator-like 2 isoform X4: protein MWTFMTLHAEKIRSIWLKKGEPSPMKTTWYCPLDLSTVSELEEDGIIYTVLVKQQHGTPSMAPPAYKASRSQQVKAGTEEKLVLHLLHSFSMGDASFISIFFSTYRSFTSTQRVLDILINRLDNPPGESKTNTRQQFNKAVCTVFSTWLSDYPEDFRSLDDPSCLLRLAPLLPTDPSGTEIKDRLLRIGEELSEKTLLSGSLSDPTKSVTSPPDPSDFDATSILGFPSSVIAEQLTRIETDLFLKLVPYHCLGCLWSQRDKKGKEGACWSVRATIKQFNRLTNAVTASCLWNTGLKSQQRARLLEKWISVAEACRTRKNFSSLYAILSALQSNPIHRLRKTWQETDREAVKRYEGLSDIFSEKDNYSQSRELLKEEGTSKFANLDTKINNRRFTGSCAQGTVPYLGIFLRDLTMLDTAVKDRLENGYINFDKRRREFEVIAQIRHLQSSCKSSIFRTDETFVYWYHSVPPLHEEESYKLSNRIEAPNEPSAGRGLNPTVVITQCPDALSTVANTVMDDSIFDFPSPVNHLLSKLYKHVKSPSVSCLDVESSPSSNDGSPSVLTTPTTAVKSHRRSVSCGNTPINNKKEAGPDMRIVRIRMDLQDGNLYRSILVTSNDKTPTVISSALEKHNQRAQEASKYELIQLLPEGKELIVPPTANAFYAMSSASVDFLLRRRGGNTPTGSPSLGNESSATFPRIKAKGRRLVRTLF, encoded by the exons ATGTGGACGTTTATGACATTGCACGCTGAGAAAATTAGAAGCATTTGGTTAAAGAAA GGGGAGCCGTCCCCGATGAAGACCACCTGGTACTGTCCGCTTGACCTG TCCACTGTGTCGGAACTGGAGGAAGATGGCATCATTTACACCGTGTTGGTAAAGCAACAGCATGGCACCCCCAGCATGGCACCCCCAGCG TACAAAGCATCTCGATCCCAGCAGGTCAAAGCAGGGACAGAGGAGAAACTCGTCCTCCATCTCCTTCACTCCTTCTCTATGGGCGACGCTTCCTTCATCTCTATCTTCTTCTCCACCTATCGCTCCTTCACCTCCACCCAGAGAGTGCTGGACATCTTGATTAACAG GTTGGACAATCCTCCAGGAGAGAGCAAAACTAACACTCGTCAGCAGTTCAACAA GGCTGTGTGTACAGTATTCAGCACATGGCTGAGTGATTATCCCGAGGATTTCCGTTCTCTGGACGATCCCTCCTGCCTGCTACGGTTGGCCCCCCTTCTTCCAACAGACCCCTCGGGGACCGAAATCAAAGACAGACTGCTGAGGATAGGCGAGGAGCTGAGCGAAAAAACGCTGCTGTCTGGATCTCTGTCAG ATCCTACCAAAAGTGTGACGTCCCCTCCTGACCCCTCCGACTTTGATGCCACCAGCATTCTGGGGTTTCCATCCAGTGTGATCGCAGAACAGCTGACCAGGATCGAGACA GATCTGTTTCTGAAGTTGGTGCCGTACCACTGCCTGGGTTGTCTGTGGTCTCAGCGAGATAAGAAAGGAAAGGAGGGAGCGTGTTGGTCCGTCAGAGCCACGATCAAGCAGTTCAATCGTTTAACTAACGCCGTCACAGCCTCGTGTTTATGGAACACGGGTCTGAAGAGCCAACAGAGAGCACGACTCCTGGAGAAGTGGATCAGTGTTGCAGAG GCCTGTAGGACCAGGAAGAACTTCTCATCGCTGTATGCTATTCTATCAGCCCTGCAGAGTAACCCCATCCACAGACTGAGAAAGACCTGGCAGGAGACAGACAG AGAAGCCGTGAAGAGATACGAGGGACTGTCTGACATCTTCTCAGAGAAGGACAACTACTCTCAGAGCCGTGAACTGTTGAAAGAG GAGGGCACTTCCAAATTTGCAAATCTTGACACTAAAATCAACAACAGGAGATTTACAGGG TCCTGCGCTCAGGGCACTGTGCCATACCTGGGCATCTTCCTCCGAGATCTCACCATGCTGGACACTGCAGTCAAAGACAGACTCGAG AATGGTTATATTAACTTTGACAAAAGGCGACGG GAGTTCGAGGTTATCGCTCAAATCCGCCACCTTCAGTCTTCGTGTAAAAGCAGCATTTTCCGAACAGACGAGACGTTTGTTTACTGGTATCACAGCGTACCCCCTCTGCACGAAGAGGAAAG CTACAAGCTGTCCAATCGGATTGAAGCTCCGAATGAACCCAGTGCCGGGCGTGGTCTGAACCCCACAGTGGTCATCACACAGTGTCCAGA TGCCCTCTCTACTGTGGCGAACACAGTCATGGATGACAGCATATTTGACTTCCCCTCGCCTGTCAATCATCTGCTATCAAAGCTCTACAAA CATGTGAAATCCCCCTCCGTTTCCTGTCTGGATGTTGAATCGTCACCGTCATCCAATGATGGCTCGCCGTCTGTACTGACCACACCCACCACAGCCGTCAAATCACATCGCCGGTCCGTCTCCTGCGGCAACACACCTATTAATAACAAAAAGGAGGCGGGGCCTGACATGAGAATCGTCAGAATAAGGATGGATTTACAAGATGGCAACCTGTACAGAAGCATTCTG GTTACAAGTAATGACAAAACACCCACTGTCATCAGTTCTGCATTAGAGAAACACAACCAGAGGGCCCAGGAGGCCTCCAAATATGAGCTGATCCAACTACTACCTGAGGGGAAAG AGTTAATAGTACCGCCCACAGCAAACGCCTTTTACGCCATGTCCTCAGCCAGCGTGGACTTCCTGTTAAGGCGACGAGGAGGAAATACACCAACCGGGTCTCCATCACTAGGCAACGAAAGCAGCGCGACCTTCCCACGAATCAAAGCCAAGGGCAGAAGACTGGTCCGAACACTCTTTTAA
- the rgl2 gene encoding ral guanine nucleotide dissociation stimulator-like 2 isoform X1 codes for MNTVMFPSSMKTSGVELPGVGSRDVPLIGYRPLQPGPNGPSDQLRRDNENREADPMQGEPSPMKTTWYCPLDLSTVSELEEDGIIYTVLVKQQHGTPSMAPPAYKASRSQQVKAGTEEKLVLHLLHSFSMGDASFISIFFSTYRSFTSTQRVLDILINRLDNPPGESKTNTRQQFNKAVCTVFSTWLSDYPEDFRSLDDPSCLLRLAPLLPTDPSGTEIKDRLLRIGEELSEKTLLSGSLSDPTKSVTSPPDPSDFDATSILGFPSSVIAEQLTRIETDLFLKLVPYHCLGCLWSQRDKKGKEGACWSVRATIKQFNRLTNAVTASCLWNTGLKSQQRARLLEKWISVAEACRTRKNFSSLYAILSALQSNPIHRLRKTWQETDREAVKRYEGLSDIFSEKDNYSQSRELLKEEGTSKFANLDTKINNRRFTGSCAQGTVPYLGIFLRDLTMLDTAVKDRLENGYINFDKRRREFEVIAQIRHLQSSCKSSIFRTDETFVYWYHSVPPLHEEESYKLSNRIEAPNEPSAGRGLNPTVVITQCPDALSTVANTVMDDSIFDFPSPVNHLLSKLYKHVKSPSVSCLDVESSPSSNDGSPSVLTTPTTAVKSHRRSVSCGNTPINNKKEAGPDMRIVRIRMDLQDGNLYRSILVTSNDKTPTVISSALEKHNQRAQEASKYELIQLLPEGKELIVPPTANAFYAMSSASVDFLLRRRGGNTPTGSPSLGNESSATFPRIKAKGRRLVRTLF; via the exons GGGGAGCCGTCCCCGATGAAGACCACCTGGTACTGTCCGCTTGACCTG TCCACTGTGTCGGAACTGGAGGAAGATGGCATCATTTACACCGTGTTGGTAAAGCAACAGCATGGCACCCCCAGCATGGCACCCCCAGCG TACAAAGCATCTCGATCCCAGCAGGTCAAAGCAGGGACAGAGGAGAAACTCGTCCTCCATCTCCTTCACTCCTTCTCTATGGGCGACGCTTCCTTCATCTCTATCTTCTTCTCCACCTATCGCTCCTTCACCTCCACCCAGAGAGTGCTGGACATCTTGATTAACAG GTTGGACAATCCTCCAGGAGAGAGCAAAACTAACACTCGTCAGCAGTTCAACAA GGCTGTGTGTACAGTATTCAGCACATGGCTGAGTGATTATCCCGAGGATTTCCGTTCTCTGGACGATCCCTCCTGCCTGCTACGGTTGGCCCCCCTTCTTCCAACAGACCCCTCGGGGACCGAAATCAAAGACAGACTGCTGAGGATAGGCGAGGAGCTGAGCGAAAAAACGCTGCTGTCTGGATCTCTGTCAG ATCCTACCAAAAGTGTGACGTCCCCTCCTGACCCCTCCGACTTTGATGCCACCAGCATTCTGGGGTTTCCATCCAGTGTGATCGCAGAACAGCTGACCAGGATCGAGACA GATCTGTTTCTGAAGTTGGTGCCGTACCACTGCCTGGGTTGTCTGTGGTCTCAGCGAGATAAGAAAGGAAAGGAGGGAGCGTGTTGGTCCGTCAGAGCCACGATCAAGCAGTTCAATCGTTTAACTAACGCCGTCACAGCCTCGTGTTTATGGAACACGGGTCTGAAGAGCCAACAGAGAGCACGACTCCTGGAGAAGTGGATCAGTGTTGCAGAG GCCTGTAGGACCAGGAAGAACTTCTCATCGCTGTATGCTATTCTATCAGCCCTGCAGAGTAACCCCATCCACAGACTGAGAAAGACCTGGCAGGAGACAGACAG AGAAGCCGTGAAGAGATACGAGGGACTGTCTGACATCTTCTCAGAGAAGGACAACTACTCTCAGAGCCGTGAACTGTTGAAAGAG GAGGGCACTTCCAAATTTGCAAATCTTGACACTAAAATCAACAACAGGAGATTTACAGGG TCCTGCGCTCAGGGCACTGTGCCATACCTGGGCATCTTCCTCCGAGATCTCACCATGCTGGACACTGCAGTCAAAGACAGACTCGAG AATGGTTATATTAACTTTGACAAAAGGCGACGG GAGTTCGAGGTTATCGCTCAAATCCGCCACCTTCAGTCTTCGTGTAAAAGCAGCATTTTCCGAACAGACGAGACGTTTGTTTACTGGTATCACAGCGTACCCCCTCTGCACGAAGAGGAAAG CTACAAGCTGTCCAATCGGATTGAAGCTCCGAATGAACCCAGTGCCGGGCGTGGTCTGAACCCCACAGTGGTCATCACACAGTGTCCAGA TGCCCTCTCTACTGTGGCGAACACAGTCATGGATGACAGCATATTTGACTTCCCCTCGCCTGTCAATCATCTGCTATCAAAGCTCTACAAA CATGTGAAATCCCCCTCCGTTTCCTGTCTGGATGTTGAATCGTCACCGTCATCCAATGATGGCTCGCCGTCTGTACTGACCACACCCACCACAGCCGTCAAATCACATCGCCGGTCCGTCTCCTGCGGCAACACACCTATTAATAACAAAAAGGAGGCGGGGCCTGACATGAGAATCGTCAGAATAAGGATGGATTTACAAGATGGCAACCTGTACAGAAGCATTCTG GTTACAAGTAATGACAAAACACCCACTGTCATCAGTTCTGCATTAGAGAAACACAACCAGAGGGCCCAGGAGGCCTCCAAATATGAGCTGATCCAACTACTACCTGAGGGGAAAG AGTTAATAGTACCGCCCACAGCAAACGCCTTTTACGCCATGTCCTCAGCCAGCGTGGACTTCCTGTTAAGGCGACGAGGAGGAAATACACCAACCGGGTCTCCATCACTAGGCAACGAAAGCAGCGCGACCTTCCCACGAATCAAAGCCAAGGGCAGAAGACTGGTCCGAACACTCTTTTAA
- the rgl2 gene encoding ral guanine nucleotide dissociation stimulator-like 2 isoform X2: MFPSSMKTSGVELPGVGSRDVPLIGYRPLQPGPNGPSDQLRRDNENREADPMQGEPSPMKTTWYCPLDLSTVSELEEDGIIYTVLVKQQHGTPSMAPPAYKASRSQQVKAGTEEKLVLHLLHSFSMGDASFISIFFSTYRSFTSTQRVLDILINRLDNPPGESKTNTRQQFNKAVCTVFSTWLSDYPEDFRSLDDPSCLLRLAPLLPTDPSGTEIKDRLLRIGEELSEKTLLSGSLSDPTKSVTSPPDPSDFDATSILGFPSSVIAEQLTRIETDLFLKLVPYHCLGCLWSQRDKKGKEGACWSVRATIKQFNRLTNAVTASCLWNTGLKSQQRARLLEKWISVAEACRTRKNFSSLYAILSALQSNPIHRLRKTWQETDREAVKRYEGLSDIFSEKDNYSQSRELLKEEGTSKFANLDTKINNRRFTGSCAQGTVPYLGIFLRDLTMLDTAVKDRLENGYINFDKRRREFEVIAQIRHLQSSCKSSIFRTDETFVYWYHSVPPLHEEESYKLSNRIEAPNEPSAGRGLNPTVVITQCPDALSTVANTVMDDSIFDFPSPVNHLLSKLYKHVKSPSVSCLDVESSPSSNDGSPSVLTTPTTAVKSHRRSVSCGNTPINNKKEAGPDMRIVRIRMDLQDGNLYRSILVTSNDKTPTVISSALEKHNQRAQEASKYELIQLLPEGKELIVPPTANAFYAMSSASVDFLLRRRGGNTPTGSPSLGNESSATFPRIKAKGRRLVRTLF, encoded by the exons GGGGAGCCGTCCCCGATGAAGACCACCTGGTACTGTCCGCTTGACCTG TCCACTGTGTCGGAACTGGAGGAAGATGGCATCATTTACACCGTGTTGGTAAAGCAACAGCATGGCACCCCCAGCATGGCACCCCCAGCG TACAAAGCATCTCGATCCCAGCAGGTCAAAGCAGGGACAGAGGAGAAACTCGTCCTCCATCTCCTTCACTCCTTCTCTATGGGCGACGCTTCCTTCATCTCTATCTTCTTCTCCACCTATCGCTCCTTCACCTCCACCCAGAGAGTGCTGGACATCTTGATTAACAG GTTGGACAATCCTCCAGGAGAGAGCAAAACTAACACTCGTCAGCAGTTCAACAA GGCTGTGTGTACAGTATTCAGCACATGGCTGAGTGATTATCCCGAGGATTTCCGTTCTCTGGACGATCCCTCCTGCCTGCTACGGTTGGCCCCCCTTCTTCCAACAGACCCCTCGGGGACCGAAATCAAAGACAGACTGCTGAGGATAGGCGAGGAGCTGAGCGAAAAAACGCTGCTGTCTGGATCTCTGTCAG ATCCTACCAAAAGTGTGACGTCCCCTCCTGACCCCTCCGACTTTGATGCCACCAGCATTCTGGGGTTTCCATCCAGTGTGATCGCAGAACAGCTGACCAGGATCGAGACA GATCTGTTTCTGAAGTTGGTGCCGTACCACTGCCTGGGTTGTCTGTGGTCTCAGCGAGATAAGAAAGGAAAGGAGGGAGCGTGTTGGTCCGTCAGAGCCACGATCAAGCAGTTCAATCGTTTAACTAACGCCGTCACAGCCTCGTGTTTATGGAACACGGGTCTGAAGAGCCAACAGAGAGCACGACTCCTGGAGAAGTGGATCAGTGTTGCAGAG GCCTGTAGGACCAGGAAGAACTTCTCATCGCTGTATGCTATTCTATCAGCCCTGCAGAGTAACCCCATCCACAGACTGAGAAAGACCTGGCAGGAGACAGACAG AGAAGCCGTGAAGAGATACGAGGGACTGTCTGACATCTTCTCAGAGAAGGACAACTACTCTCAGAGCCGTGAACTGTTGAAAGAG GAGGGCACTTCCAAATTTGCAAATCTTGACACTAAAATCAACAACAGGAGATTTACAGGG TCCTGCGCTCAGGGCACTGTGCCATACCTGGGCATCTTCCTCCGAGATCTCACCATGCTGGACACTGCAGTCAAAGACAGACTCGAG AATGGTTATATTAACTTTGACAAAAGGCGACGG GAGTTCGAGGTTATCGCTCAAATCCGCCACCTTCAGTCTTCGTGTAAAAGCAGCATTTTCCGAACAGACGAGACGTTTGTTTACTGGTATCACAGCGTACCCCCTCTGCACGAAGAGGAAAG CTACAAGCTGTCCAATCGGATTGAAGCTCCGAATGAACCCAGTGCCGGGCGTGGTCTGAACCCCACAGTGGTCATCACACAGTGTCCAGA TGCCCTCTCTACTGTGGCGAACACAGTCATGGATGACAGCATATTTGACTTCCCCTCGCCTGTCAATCATCTGCTATCAAAGCTCTACAAA CATGTGAAATCCCCCTCCGTTTCCTGTCTGGATGTTGAATCGTCACCGTCATCCAATGATGGCTCGCCGTCTGTACTGACCACACCCACCACAGCCGTCAAATCACATCGCCGGTCCGTCTCCTGCGGCAACACACCTATTAATAACAAAAAGGAGGCGGGGCCTGACATGAGAATCGTCAGAATAAGGATGGATTTACAAGATGGCAACCTGTACAGAAGCATTCTG GTTACAAGTAATGACAAAACACCCACTGTCATCAGTTCTGCATTAGAGAAACACAACCAGAGGGCCCAGGAGGCCTCCAAATATGAGCTGATCCAACTACTACCTGAGGGGAAAG AGTTAATAGTACCGCCCACAGCAAACGCCTTTTACGCCATGTCCTCAGCCAGCGTGGACTTCCTGTTAAGGCGACGAGGAGGAAATACACCAACCGGGTCTCCATCACTAGGCAACGAAAGCAGCGCGACCTTCCCACGAATCAAAGCCAAGGGCAGAAGACTGGTCCGAACACTCTTTTAA
- the dnase2 gene encoding deoxyribonuclease-2-alpha — translation MLVHVLLLLLHVCGGGASPIQCYDDQGKPVDWFYLYKLPHLHLMPAEEGLKYLYMDAGSEGWADGKTLINDTQSAVGRTLAPLYEGGDVGYILYNDQPPQKKHLDASSTCGHTKGVVVFDKQQGFWLVHSTPHFPPPKTDGQFSYPSSGINNGQNFICVTYPFERFQTIGEQLKINQPHIYDCSIPASLAAAVPAMAQLCKHTLGRWENASSSPANRSISLLSLAGTEFISFAKGASFDNDLYHSWVAPTLQSNLLVQFWRRSTGILPSDCSPNWEVLNVDLISPGQRITFKATADHSKWAISTDGGYVGPSGSWVCVGDINRDKAEEKRGGGTVCHRDAVVWKAYRTAALQCETCEGKVQTCDKAV, via the exons ATGTTGGTTCATGTTCTGCTGCTGCTTCTACATGTATGTGGAGGAGGTGCGTCTCCCATTCAGTGTTATGATGATCAGGGGAAACCTGTTGACTG GTTTTACCTGTACAAACTGCCACACCTTCATCTTATGCCAGCAGAGGAGGGGCTGAAGTATTTGTACATGGATGCAGGGAGTGAAGGATGGGCTGATGGAAAGACGTTAATAAATGACACTCAAAGTGCTGTTGGTAGAACATTAGCGCCTCTATATGAG GGTGGTGATGTTGGGTATATCTTATATAATGATCAACCCCCACAGAAGAAGCATTTAGATGCAAGCAGCACCTGTGGCCACACCAAAG GTGTTGTTGTCTTTGATAAACAACAGGGTTTCTGGTTGGTTCACAGCACGCCTCATTTCCCCCCTCCCAAAACAGATGGGCAGTTTTCGTACCCCAGCTCTGGGATAAATAACGGACAGAACTTTATCTGTGTCACTTATCCTTTCGAGCGCTTTCAGACGATCG GTGAGCAGTTGAAAATCAACCAGCCTCACATATATGACTGCAGTATTCCCGCTTCCCTGGCCGCTGCTGTACCTGCTATGGCACAGCTCTGTAAACATACACTGGGCAGATGGGAAAACGCTTCCTCCTCCCCAGCCAATCGCAGCATCTCCCTCCTGTCATTGGCTGGAACAGAATTCATTAGCTTTGCAAAGGGTGCATCCTTCGACAATG ATCTGTATCACTCCTGGGTGGCACCCACGCTGCAGTCCAACCTGCTGGTGCAGTTCTGGCGTCGCTCCACGGGCATCCTGCCCTCTGACTGCTCTCCAAACTGGGAAGTCCTAAACGTGGATCTCATTTCCCCGGGCCAGCGCATCACATTCAAGGCCACGGCGGACCACTCTAAGTGGGCCATCAGTACCGACGGCGGGTATGTGGGACCGTCTGGCAGCTGGGTCTGCGTGGGAGACATCAATCGTGACAAGGCGGAAGAGAAGAGGGGCGGGGGGACGGTTTGTCATCGAGATGCTGTGGTGTGGAAGGCCTATCGTACGGCCGCCCTGCAGTGCGAGACCTGTGAGGGTAAAGTCCAGACGTGCGATAAAGCTGTGTGA